The stretch of DNA CGTTTCATCACAGCAGTACTTCTCGCTACGTCCGTCTTCGGCGCGACGGCCGCACAGGCCGAAATGAAGCTCACCTCGAAGGATCTGGTCGCCAGCAAGTCCATGGCCGACGCGCAGATCTTCAACGGCTTCGGCTGCGCCGGCAAGAACATCTCGCCGGAGCTGACCTGGTCGGGTGCGCCTGAGGCGACCAAGAGCTTCGCCATCATGGCTTACGATCCGGATGCTCCCACAGGCTCGGGCTGGTGGCATTGGTCGGTGTTCAACATTCCCGCAAATGCCTCGGAGATTGCCACCGGCGCCAGCGGTGACAAAAAGCTTCCGGCAGGCGCCGTCGAAGGTCACACGGATTTTGGCATGTCCGGATATGGCGGCGCATGCCCGCCGGCCGGCGATCAGCCGCACCACTACAAGTTCACCGTCTATGCGCTCTCGGTGGACAAGCTCCCGCTTCCTGAGACCGCCCCGGCTGCCATGGTTGGCTTCTATGTCAGGGCCAATACGCTCGCCAAGGCCTCCGTCGAGGTGACCTACGGCCGCTGAAGCCGGCTTCGGATCCGCAGTCGTCATTCCCCTCATGACAACGGCCGGCCGAGGTAATTGAACCTTGGCCGGTCGTTTCCGGTCTGGGGCTTCCCTGGTCTGCAAACCTAGACGGTCATTGCTTCCCAGCAGATCAACGGACCGTCTTCGGCATCGACACGCTCGCCGATACGGATAAAGCCATTGCGTCCAAGAACGCGCCGGGACGTGATGTTGTCGACCCCGGTCTCCGCAGAGACTAAGGCCACGCGATGGTCGTTCCGCGCCCACTGAAGCAACTGCCCTATCGCCCGCGTGGCGCATCCACGGCTTTGGCGGGAAGGCGCAACCCCATAGCCGATATGGATATTGCCATCCCGCGGAACCTTGATGACAGAGCAAAGGCCGACGATCTCGTCATCCTCCACGATCATCCAGGCCGACGGTGAAAATTCCGCGCCGATGTCAGCGGCGAGGCGGCTCAACATCGCCAGGACTTCAGGAGGTGCAATGGCGCTGTCTTGGACAAGGCGCAGATGAGCAGGGGCGATGCCCTTCAGCAGCGCGTCAAAATCATGAGATGTTAGTTCGATAATCATAGTCTTCTCGACATTAGACATGCGCCGGCATTGGCGCGCGAAAGGCCGAGCGATAGAGCGAGGATCAGCTCTCGGTCACGATGCCGAGCGCCTCTATCCCTACCGCCGCAGCCGGTGAGTTCTGGATCGTTGCGACGGCAAACAAAGGCATTCTCCTCTAAGACGGAAATGCGAATAACAGTGCCAGGCGAGGATCGCAAGATGCTCCGATCGGGCGGCACCGGCTAACCGCAAGATCGGTCGAGCGCTGCGTTGCCTGAGGGATCTAGTTTGAGCTGCCACGGAGACCAAGACGAATGACCGCAGCGCTTCGGAACTATCATGAGCGGATGCAGCGAGTGCTGGATTATGTCGACCGGCACCTCGATGACGATCTCGATCTTGACGTTTTGAGCAGTGTCGCAGCCTTCTCGAAATTTCATTTCCACCGGCAGTTCACGGCGACCTTCGGATTGTCAGTGTATCGCTATATCCAGCTTGCCCGCATGAAGCGCGCTTCATACCGGCTGGCTTACAGGGACGAAGAACGCGTCACCGATATAGCGATGGATGCCGGTTACGACGCACCGGATGCCTTTGCCCGCGCCTTTCGGCAACGGTTCGGGCAATCGCCTTCGTCGTTCCGGAAATCTCCCGAATGGGAGCCGTGGCTTGCCGCCTTCGGGCCTCTCGACAATGCAAGGAGCAAGCTCATGCAGAAGACTTTCATCGCTGAAGACGTGATAATTCGCAATGTGCCTGCCACGCCGGTGGCGATCATGGAGCATCGGGGCGACCCTGCGTCGCTCGGCGCCACCATCCAGCGGTTCATCGCCTGGCGCAAGGCCGCTGGCCTGCACCCCAGGACAAGTCCGACCTTCAACGTCTGGCGCTCCGAGCGGCGTCCTCAGTCGCCTGCCGATTATAGCGTCGACCTTTGTGTCGGGATCAGCCAACCAATCGAGGCGAACGGCGAAGAGATCAAAGCCGGCGAGATCCCCGGCGGGCGCTGCGCGGTGCTGCGTGTCGTCGGCAACACCGACAATCTGGAGCCCGCCGCGCTCTACCTTTATCGCGAATGGCTTCCGGCCAGCGGCGAGGAAGCACGCAACTTCCCGATCTATTGCCAACGGCTGAGCTTCTTCCCGGAGGTGGCGGAGCATGAGGCGGTGGCGGAGCTGTTTCTGCCGCTGAAATAGCGTCCTCTGACGGCGGCTTGTCTATGCTGATAGCCTGAGGTGGACAGGTCGTTGTCCACCTCAGGCCGGCCGGTTGGCGGCCATCGGATCGCGGATCGCTGTGCACTTCAAAAACCAATTACGAAATAAAACCAGTTGAGCTAACTTCCAACCGATTGCATAATGCAAGCAGGTCTGCGCGCGGATATGCCGTTTTAGGAAAGGAAGTGAAGATGGCTAAGCTTGTGTTCGGAATGAACCAGTCCCTGGACGGCTACGTCGATCATATGGCGTTTGCGCCAAGCCCGACACTCTTCCGCCACTTCATCGAAGAGGCTCAGCGGCAGGCGGGTAGTGTGTACGGTCGTCAGATGTATGAGGTCATGCGCTACTGGGACGACGAACATCCTGAATGGGATGCAGAGCGACAGGCTTTCGCGACGGCGTGGCGGAGCCAACCGAAATGGGTCGTCTCGCGCTCATTGGCGTCGGTCGGTCCCAAGGCCACGCTTGTTGGGGAAGATCTTGAGGCCGCGATCCGCGAACTGAAGGCGGAACGCGACGGCGAGATCGAAGTTGCCGGCCCCAATTTGGCGCAAAGCCTGACCGAACTTGGCCTGATCGATGAGTATCGAATCTACCTGCACCCAGTCGTGCTCGGTCACGGCAAGCCATATTTCGCCGGACCCCGGCCGCCGCTCCACCTGATGGCTCATGACCGGATTGGCGAGGATGTGATCAGGTTGACCTACGTTCCGGCTTGATCTCGGGACTCGCTAGATGGAAATCGCAGCTCGGCTTCCGACCGGATGACGGCAAGCGTCGCCGGCGACCTGCCGGGCGTCAGTCGCGGGATATGGGCAGCCCCGCGAGAAGCGGAGCGTATGCGGAGAGCCTGCGGGATACGAACTCCGTGAAGAGCCGCACGCGCTTCGTCTTGCGTGTCTCCCCTTGTGTGAGAAGCCAGAGCGTTCCGTACATGTGCAGGTCGGTGCCCGGCACCCTCACCAATAGGGGGTCGGCATCTCCGACGAAGCAGGGCAGTGTCGTGATCCCGAGCCCTTGCCGTACAGCAACGATCTGCGCCTCGCCGTCCGTGGTCCTGAATGGAACCCCCGTGGTGCGAATCTCACCCTCGCTGGCCCAATCCGGAATTCCATGAATGCTTATGACGATCCACCGGATCGGATCAGGCGCACCCGCACGCCAAGCGGCTAGTCGATCGCAGGACATGTAGACGCCGCCGAATATATCCGGTCCCTTCAGGCCGTGAAGATTGAGCGGCAGGGTTTTGCGGTCGTAAACGACGCGGATCGCCACATCGGCCTCTCGGTTGGTCAGATTTGCCAGCTCGCCGGACGACACGATTTCCATCTCGATATCAGGATGCAGACGCGCGAAATCGGCGAAGTCAGGCATGAGCAGGTGTGTCGCGAGGGGCGGAGCCAACGTCACCCGCAGAAGCCCGCGCACGCTCTGGTCGCGCCCGAAGACGCGCGTCTCCAGTTCGTGCGACGACGCTTCCATCTGGTTCGCGAGCTCGAGGACCTCCTCGCCCGCAGCCGTCAGGCGGTAGCCCGAAGGCAGCTTTTCGAACATCTGCGCCCCGAGGCGTTCCTCGAGCTGTGCGATGCGTCGCAGCACGGTCGCGTGATTCACTCCGAGGCCCTTGGCGGCAGCCCGCACCGAGCCTCCGCGCGCCACGGCCAGAAAGTAGCGAATGTCATCCCAGTCAATCATGGTGCAATCCGGCACCGCGCGGTGCGCCTTCCCAAGCCAGTATCTAACGCGTCGTACAGCAGTGCGGGCGGTCATCATAGCCTATGTAGGCAAGGACGGCCCGATTCCAAACGGCGCACACCGATCGTCGCGGCTGGCGTCAGTCGTCCGGCCGGATCGATTTTGCACCACCGATGTGCGCGCTTCCGCACTCAACGCCTGACTTTGGCGAACCTATTTTGAGGCTCTCGGGGGCGTCCCCGAACGACCAAAGGATGCATGACATGAACAGACTGAATGGAAAGACCGCCGTGATCACCGGCGGCGCTACGGGCATCGGCCGCGCCGCAGCCAAGCGCTTCATCGAGGAGGGCGCTTTCGTCTTCATCTTCGGCCGACGGCAGGAGGCGCTTGACGCCGCTGTGGCGGACCTCGGGGCCAATGCGCGGGCGGTAAAGGGCTCGGTCTCGGATGAGGCCGACCTTGATCGGCTTTACACCGCGGTGAAGGCAGAGCGCGGAACGCTCGACATCGTCTTTGCCAATGCCGGGGCCGGAAGCCCGCTTCCGCTCGGCAATATCACCGCCGAGCACATCGATGAGACCTTCGACACCAATGTGAAGGGCACGATCTTCACGGTCCAGAAGGCGCTGCCGCTGATGGGCTCAGGCGGTTCGATCATCCTGACCGGATCGAGCGCCGGCACCACGGGCGCACCGGGATTTACGGCCTACAGCGCAAGCAAGGCGGCAGTGCGCAACCTCGCGCGGACCTGGGCTGAGGACCTGAAGGGCACCGGCATCCGGGTCAACGTGCTGTCACCCGGGGCGACGGCGACAGAACTCGCGAAAGAGGCGCTGGGCGAGGAAGGCCAGAAGGCCTACGGCGCGATGACGCCGCTCCAGCGTATGGCCGATCCGGAGGAGATCGGGGCGGTGGCCGCCTTTCTGGCGTCGTCGGACAGCAGCTTCATGACCGCCAGCGAGATCGCCGTCGACGGCGGCCTGGCGCAACTGTGACGCGCTGCACCCGGCCGGGCGCTCCATTCGATTATTCGGAGCTCTGTAGGGCTCGGCAGATAACCCAGCGCCGCTAAGGGTCGGGAAATCAATATCAACACAATATCGGAGAAGCATTATGAGCTACGCAATTGTAGGATTCGGCAAGATAGGCCAGGCCCTCGCCCACGCCTTCGCCCGTAAAAACATCGCCGTGACCGTCGCGAGCCGCCGGCCGTCCGAGGTGTTGGCGCCGCAGGCTCGGGCGATTGGACCCACGGTCGTCGCCAGGTCGCTGCGGGATGCACTCGAGGCCGACACGATCATCCTGGCAGTCCCGTTCGGCGAGCATCGCGAGGTTGCGAATGCCCTGCCGAGCTGGAAAGGCAAGACGGTCATCGATGCGACGAACGCATTTCCCGTCCCCGAAGAGCTGGACGGCCTCCCGTCCTCCGCCTTCGTCGCGAAATCGTTCACCGGCGCCAAGTTCGTGAAAGGGTTCAATCACCTGATTGCGGCCACCCTGGCTGCCGATCCGATCGTCGAGGGCGGGCACCGGGTCGTCTTTCTGTCGAGCGACGACGAGGACGCGATCGCTCCCGTGGCGGATTTGGCCAAACAACTGGGGTTCGCACCCGTCGAGCTGGGAAAGCTCAACGAGGGTGGCGCGCTGGTGCACGCACGCGGCCGCACTTGGGGCCAGCTCATCTTCCAGGATTTGTTCAAGAAGGAGCAGTAATCGATCTATGATCGTGTGATCGACGCCGAGAACTGGTCGCGCGCGCTAGCACGATGCGTAGATTCAAAGTGTTAGAGCGTCCTTCGTGCGTCCGAAAGGACTCACGGCGCTCTAACATCTTCGAGCAGCGCGCGACCGAATATTTGAAGGCCACAAAGTCGTGAAGGTTGGGGTGGGCCCGACGGCGGTACTCCCCTCACTCCCACTCGATCGTGCCGGGCGGCTTGCTCGTCACATCATAAACCACGCGGTTGATGCCGCGCACTTCGTTGATGATGCGGGTGGCGGCGCGGCCGAGGAATTCCATGTCGTAGTGGTAGAAGTCCGCCGTCATGCCGTCGACGGAGGTGACGGCGCGCAGCGCACAGACGAATTCGTAGGTGCGCCCATCGCCCATGACGCCGACGGTCTGGACGGGGAGCAGCACGGCGAAGGCCTGCCAGATGGCGTCGTAGAGGCCGGCCTTACGGATTTCGTCGAGATAGATCGCATCGGCCTCGCGCAGGATCTCCAGCTTTTCGCGGGTGATGCCGCCGGGGCAACGGATCGCCAGGCCCGGGCCTGGGAAGGGGTGACGGCCGATGAAGCTGTCGGGCAAGCCGAGTTCGCGGCCGAGTGCGCGCACCTCGTCCTTGAAGAGCTCGCGCAGCGGCTCGACGAGCTGCATCTTCATGCGCTCCGGCAGACCGCCGACATTGTGGTGCGACTTGATCGTCACCGACGGGCCGCCGGTGAAGGAAACGCTCTCGATCACGTCGGGATAAAGCGTGCCCTGGCCGAGGAAGTCGGCGCCGCCGAGCTTCTTTGCCTCTTCCTC from Rhizobium leguminosarum bv. trifolii WSM1325 encodes:
- a CDS encoding PEBP family protein (PFAM: PEBP family protein~KEGG: ret:RHE_CH00293 putative phosphatidylethanolamine-binding protein), giving the protein MRFITAVLLATSVFGATAAQAEMKLTSKDLVASKSMADAQIFNGFGCAGKNISPELTWSGAPEATKSFAIMAYDPDAPTGSGWWHWSVFNIPANASEIATGASGDKKLPAGAVEGHTDFGMSGYGGACPPAGDQPHHYKFTVYALSVDKLPLPETAPAAMVGFYVRANTLAKASVEVTYGR
- a CDS encoding GCN5-related N-acetyltransferase (PFAM: GCN5-related N-acetyltransferase~KEGG: ret:RHE_CH00294 putative acetyltransferase protein), encoding MIIELTSHDFDALLKGIAPAHLRLVQDSAIAPPEVLAMLSRLAADIGAEFSPSAWMIVEDDEIVGLCSVIKVPRDGNIHIGYGVAPSRQSRGCATRAIGQLLQWARNDHRVALVSAETGVDNITSRRVLGRNGFIRIGERVDAEDGPLICWEAMTV
- a CDS encoding transcriptional regulator, AraC family (PFAM: transcription activator effector binding; helix-turn-helix- domain containing protein AraC type~SMART: helix-turn-helix- domain containing protein AraC type~KEGG: bja:blr4000 transcriptional regulatory protein), which produces MTAALRNYHERMQRVLDYVDRHLDDDLDLDVLSSVAAFSKFHFHRQFTATFGLSVYRYIQLARMKRASYRLAYRDEERVTDIAMDAGYDAPDAFARAFRQRFGQSPSSFRKSPEWEPWLAAFGPLDNARSKLMQKTFIAEDVIIRNVPATPVAIMEHRGDPASLGATIQRFIAWRKAAGLHPRTSPTFNVWRSERRPQSPADYSVDLCVGISQPIEANGEEIKAGEIPGGRCAVLRVVGNTDNLEPAALYLYREWLPASGEEARNFPIYCQRLSFFPEVAEHEAVAELFLPLK
- a CDS encoding bifunctional deaminase-reductase domain protein (PFAM: bifunctional deaminase-reductase domain protein~KEGG: rec:RHECIAT_CH0000331 putative riboflavin biosynthesis reductase protein) — its product is MAKLVFGMNQSLDGYVDHMAFAPSPTLFRHFIEEAQRQAGSVYGRQMYEVMRYWDDEHPEWDAERQAFATAWRSQPKWVVSRSLASVGPKATLVGEDLEAAIRELKAERDGEIEVAGPNLAQSLTELGLIDEYRIYLHPVVLGHGKPYFAGPRPPLHLMAHDRIGEDVIRLTYVPA
- a CDS encoding transcriptional regulator, LysR family (PFAM: LysR substrate-binding; regulatory protein LysR~KEGG: transcriptional regulator protein) codes for the protein MIDWDDIRYFLAVARGGSVRAAAKGLGVNHATVLRRIAQLEERLGAQMFEKLPSGYRLTAAGEEVLELANQMEASSHELETRVFGRDQSVRGLLRVTLAPPLATHLLMPDFADFARLHPDIEMEIVSSGELANLTNREADVAIRVVYDRKTLPLNLHGLKGPDIFGGVYMSCDRLAAWRAGAPDPIRWIVISIHGIPDWASEGEIRTTGVPFRTTDGEAQIVAVRQGLGITTLPCFVGDADPLLVRVPGTDLHMYGTLWLLTQGETRKTKRVRLFTEFVSRRLSAYAPLLAGLPISRD
- a CDS encoding short-chain dehydrogenase/reductase SDR (PFAM: short-chain dehydrogenase/reductase SDR; KR domain protein~KEGG: mlo:mlr5278 glucose dehydrogenase); this translates as MNRLNGKTAVITGGATGIGRAAAKRFIEEGAFVFIFGRRQEALDAAVADLGANARAVKGSVSDEADLDRLYTAVKAERGTLDIVFANAGAGSPLPLGNITAEHIDETFDTNVKGTIFTVQKALPLMGSGGSIILTGSSAGTTGAPGFTAYSASKAAVRNLARTWAEDLKGTGIRVNVLSPGATATELAKEALGEEGQKAYGAMTPLQRMADPEEIGAVAAFLASSDSSFMTASEIAVDGGLAQL
- a CDS encoding NADP oxidoreductase coenzyme F420-dependent (PFAM: NADP oxidoreductase coenzyme F420-dependent~KEGG: idhA; myo-inositol 2-dehydrogenase protein; K06988), with the protein product MSYAIVGFGKIGQALAHAFARKNIAVTVASRRPSEVLAPQARAIGPTVVARSLRDALEADTIILAVPFGEHREVANALPSWKGKTVIDATNAFPVPEELDGLPSSAFVAKSFTGAKFVKGFNHLIAATLAADPIVEGGHRVVFLSSDDEDAIAPVADLAKQLGFAPVELGKLNEGGALVHARGRTWGQLIFQDLFKKEQ